Part of the Deinococcus aerophilus genome is shown below.
CTGATGTACCAGAATCTGGTGCGGGCCGTGAAGCTGCAACGCGGCGAGGCGGTAGAATAGGGCTCTATGCCCGCTTCCAGCCATCTGAACCACTCAGGAACGAATGACTGTTGAATCCAGGCGCGGTTCATGCTGAGGGCCGCTTTCCTGACCGACGCGCCGCGTGTGGCGGGCAGCGAGGTCTGGCTGCTGGAAGTGCTGCCCCGGCTGGCCCATTACGGAATCCAGTCCAGCGTCTTCCTCCCGAATGCGGAGGCGCTGAACGAAATGGCGGCCCGACTGACCGCGGCGGGCGTGGTCGTGAACCGGTTCACGCATCCCAGCACGTTGCCCGCTCAGACCGCGGGCTTTGACGTGCGCGTGGTGCAGGCGTGGTCTCCAGGCACGTACACGAAGCTGCTGCCCGCCCTGGCTGCGCCGCGCGTGGTCATCGTCCATGACCAGCCGGATTACCACTACCCCCTGGGTTTGCGCGCCCTGTACCGCGAGATCTACCGCTACACCAAGGCCCATCCGCAACGCAATGCCGAGCGGATCGTCACGGTGTCGGACTGGGCCCGCGACTTTTTGCAGCGGCTGGGCGGAGGTGAGGTGGTGGGGCTGCGCAACGGTGTGGACCCCCAGCGTTTTCATCCGGCGACCGCTGAGGAGCGCCTGCGCCTGCGCTCGGAACTGGGCTTTGACCGCTTTACGGCGCTCGTGCCGGGCCGCTTCGCTCCTGAAAAGAACCAGCTGGCGGCGGTCCTCGCCGCACGGCACGCCCGGAAGCTGGACTTCGTGTTTGTCGGCGATATGGACTCCGGGACGGGCACGCTCGCGCGGCGCCTGGCCCAGACGCTGCAGCTGAACAACGTGCGCTTTCTGGGCCGCCGCTGGGACATGCCCGAGCTGTACCGCGCGGCGGACGCGCTGCTGCAGCCCACCCGGTCCGAGAACCAGTCGCTGGTCACGCTGGAGGCCATGGCCTCGGCGCTGCCGGTGGTCACCACGCCCATTCCTGCGCAGGCCGAGCTGATTCAGGACGGGCGGGGCGGCCTGCTGGTGCCGCCGCGTCCGGCCCTGCTCGCCCTGGCCCTGAACGCCCTGGCGCGGCATCCAGAGCGTACCCGCGTTCTGGGCGAAGCTGGCCGCCAGCACGTGCTGGCCCACCACACGCTGGAGCACACCGCCGCCGGGGTGGCCCGCATGCTTCAGGACACCGCCGACCTTTTCCGCTGAGTTCCCTCAGACCCCGGAGCGGGGGGGCGTGCCCACGGCGGCAGGCCAGCGGTAGTCCTCGGGAGGAAACTGCGCCCGGTCCTGCGTGGTCGTGACATAGGAACTGCGGCCCAGGTACACGGCGGCCTCACCGGTAAACAGCCGCTGACGGTCATAGGCCTCGGGATCGTGCCGCACCTCCAGCACCTCGCCCACGAACAGATCATGGTCCCCGGTGGGAACGGTCTGGGTGACCCGGCACAGGTAATGCAGGTAGGCACCCGCCACGGCGAGCGGGGCGTCCGGCAGGGTGTCCAGGCCCAGGCGGGCAAACTTGTCTGCCTCTCCGGGCGGCCGGTCGTGCAGGGACAGTGCGCCCGTGCCCTGCACCGCGCGGGCCTGCGCGGCGGGCAGAAAGTTGATGCCAAAGGTGCCCGAACCCACCACCAGCGGGTGGGTCGCCCGTTCCCGTCCGATCAGCACGCCGTACAGCGGTGGCTGGGCGCTCAGGGCTGTATGCCAGCCCGCCGCCATCACGTTGCGCACCCCGGCGTGTTCGGCGGTGACCAGCGCCACGGTGCCGGGGTAGTACCCGAAGAACTGCGTGCTTACTTCGCTCAACATGGCGGCAGCATACGGGGTGGGCACCGTGGCCGGCTGCCCTGGGGCGCCGCCACACGACTTGCCCATCCGGCTTCCCCATATCCTGTGCCCCATGTCTACCGTGACCCGGATTGCTCCCAGCCCCACCGGCGACCCCCACGTGGGAACCGCCTATATCGGCCTGTTCAACCTCGTGCTCGCGCGGCAGGGCGGCGGCAGGTTCATCCTGCGCATCGAGGACACCGACCGCAACCGCTACGTGCCCGACAGCGAGAAACGCATCTTTCAGATGATGCAGTGGCTGAACCTGACCCCCGACGAATCGCCCCTGCAGGGCGGAGAGAACGGCCCGTACCGCCAGAGCGAACGCTTTGACCTGTACGGCGAGTACGCCCGGCAACTCGTGGAGAGCGGCCACGCCTACTACGCCTTCGAGACGGCCGAGGAACTCAGCGCGCTGCGCGAGCGGGCGCAAGCGGGCGGCGGCGTGATCGCCGTGCCCAGCCGCGATCTGGACCCGGCAGAGGCGCGGCGGCGCGTGGAGGCCGGAGAGGCCGCCGTGGTGCGCCTGAAGGTGCCGCGCGAGGGCGAGACGGTCGTGCATGACCGGCTGCGCGACCCGATTCATTTCCAGAACGCCGAGATCGACGACAAGGTGCTGCTCAAGGCCGACGGGTATCCCACCTACCACCTCGCCAACGTGGTGGACGACCGCCTGATGGGGGTGACCCATGTGGTGCGCGCCGAGGAATGGATTACCAGCACGCCCATTCACGTGCTGCTGTACCGCGCTTTTGGCTGGCCGGAGCCGGTCTTTGCCCACATGCCGCTGCTGCGCAACGCCGACAAATCCAAGATCAGCAAGCGCAAGAACCCCACCAGCGTCGAGTGGTACATGAACCAGGGCTACCTGCCCGAGGCCATGCTGAACTTCCTGGCAACCATGGGCTGGACCCATCCGGACGGGCAGGAGATCTTCGATCTGGCCGAGTTCCAGCGGGTCTTCCGGCTGGAGGACGTCACGCTGGGCGGTCCGGTCTTCGATCAGGACAAGCTGCGCTGGTACAACGGCAAGTACCTGCGCGAGGTGCTGAGTGAGGAAGAGGTGGTCCGGAAGCTGCATGACTTCCTGCAGGCCCACAAATCCGAACTTCCGCTGGACGGGTACTTCCGCGCCGTGACCCGACTGATGATTCCGCGCATCGAGGTCTTCAGCGAATTTCTGGACAAAACCCCCTACTTCTGGTCCGAGGACTACCCGGTGAACGAGAAGGCGCAGAAGGCCATGGACGGCGCCCGGGACCTGCTGCCCGAACTCGCCGACCGCCTCAAGAACCTCCCCACCTTCGACGCCGCGGGCCTGAGCGCGATGTTCCACGCCTTTGCCGAGGAAAAGGGCCTGAAGCTGGGCAAGGTGATGCCCCCGGTGCGCGCCGCCGTTGCCGGAACGCTGGAAAGTCCCGACCTGCCACAGATGCTTGAAGCGCTGGGCCGGGACCGGGTGGTGGCGCGGGTATCGCGGGCCGCCGGCTGAGGGCCGGAATTGCGGAACGGCACCTGTTCCGTGGCCCCGCTGCACGGCCAGTCCCGGACAGCAGGGCTGGCCAGTGGGTAGAATGCAGCCAAACGCTCGTTAGGAGGAAGAATGGCTATGGAAGACCGTCGGATCAGGGTCCTGATCGCCAAACCCGGAATGGATGGACACGACCGGGGCGCGAAGGTGGTGGCGCGGGCACTGCGCGACGCAGGCATGGAAGTGGTGTACACCGGGCTGCGTCAGACCGCCGAGATGATCGTGAACGCCGCCGTGCAGGAGGACGTGGACGCCATCGGCCTGAGCGTGCTGTCGGGCGCGCACATGCACTACTTCCGCGAGGTGATGGCGCTGCTCAAGGACAAGGGAGCGCAGGACATCATCGTGTTCGGCGGCGGCATCATTCCCGATCAGGACCTGCCCCAGCTCGAGGAACTGGGTGTGGGCCGGGTATTCACGCCGGGAGCGAGCACCGAGGACGCCGCCGGTTACCTGCGCGAAGCGGTCACCCAGCGCTGGCAGGCGCAGGGCGAGGGGTGAAGATTTCCCCCGGCGTCTGGAGGTGTGCTTTGGTGGGCGGCCCGGTCCCCGACGTCCGTTCCCTTTCACATGAGCCATGAGTGAGGCCGCCCCGGCTCCCGCCGCCGCCCCCCGGCTGGAGCCGGGGCGGCTATTGCCGCTGTACTCGGCGCAGGCGCTCGCCACCGGGGCGACCACGGTCAGCACCGTGCTCGCCAGCATCATCATGGGCAGCCTGGGCCGCGAGAGCCTCTCCGGGTTGCCCAGCACGCTGATCAGCGCGTCGGCAGCGGTATCGGCCGGGGCCTTCGGGGCACTGATGCTGCGCTCGGGACGCCGGCTGGGGCTGGGGCTGGCCTTCTCGCTGGGGGCACTGGGCGCGGTGCTGGGCTTTGTGGGTGGAAAGACGGGCCTGACGTCCGTGTTTCTGCTGGGGGCGTGCATGATGGGCGCGGCGCAGGGCGGCTACCAGCAGGCCCGCTACGCGGTCGCCGAGAGCGTGCCCGAGGCGCGCCGGGGCACGGCCCTGGGCGCCCTGATGCTGATGAGCGTGCTGGGCTCGTTCCTGATGACCGGGGCCTCCCGGCCCATCGAGCGGCTGGCCGTGACCCTGGGCACCACACCCGAGGTCGTCGGCTGGCTGGTCGGCGGCGGACTGCTGGGGGTGGCCGCGCTGCTGATGCTGGTCTGGACCCCGCTGCGTGATCCCGTGGCGGCCAAAGCCACCGTGCGCCGAAGTCTGAGCTTTGCCCAGACCTTCCAGATTCCCGGCGTGCGCAGCACCGCGCTGGCGCTCGCGACCGCCCAGGGCCTGATGGTCACGCTGATGAGCCTCACGCCGCTGCGGGCGCACCACATGGGCATAGACCACACGGGCATCGCCGCGCTGATCAGCGGACACGTGCTGGGCATGTTCGGCTTCGGCTGGCTGACCGGCCCGCTGATTGACCGGCTGGGCGTGCGCGTGGGTTATGTGGGCGGGGCCGCACTGCTCGCGGCGGCGGCCCTGAGCGCTCCGCTGCCCGGCACGGCGGCGCTGGGCATCAGCATGTTTCTGCTGGGTCTGGGGTGGAACCTGGCCTTCGTGAGCGGCAGCAAGTCCCTGACCCGCTTTCCGGCGGCGCAGGGCGTGACCGATGGCCTGGGGTATGTGGCGGCGGGCGTGGGCACGCTGGCCGGCGGCTTTGTGATCGCCCGCGCCGGCTTTCCGCTGCTCGCGCACGTCTGCGCCGCCGTTGCGCTGCTGCCGCTGCTGAGCGCGTGGCGGGCCGGACGGCCGGCAGGGGCCCCATGAACGCCGCCGAGACGCGCGCGCTGCTCACGGCCCTGAACGCGGCCCTGGACCGGGGGCAGCGCGCCGCCTTCGCCACCGTGGTGGGCGTGCAGGGCAGCGCCTACCGCCGCGAGGGCACCCGCATGCTGGTCCTGGACGACGGCGCGCAGGTGTGCATGCTCTCGGGCGGCTGCCTGGAGGCCGAGGTGGTGGAGGTCGCGCTGGAGGTCATCCGCACCGGCACGCCCACCGTGACCCACTACGACCTCTCGGAGGACGCCACCTGGGGCCTGGGCATCGGCTGCGGCGGCAGCGTGGACGTGCGCGTGGAGCGGGTGAACCCGCAAGACCCGGTCACGGCGGCGTGGCTCTCGGCGCTGCGCGGCGGCGAACCGGCTGCCCTGGCCGTGCCGCTGACCGGAGAGGGCCGGATGTTCATCCCACCCGGCGGAGCGGTAACGGGCGGGCTCTCCCCCGCCGCGCTTCAGGAGTTTGCCGTAACGGTCGCCCGCGAGCGGCTGACCAGCCTGGAGCCGCGCGCCGTGACCGTGACCGCGCCCGATGGAACGCCGGTCTTTATCGACGTGAACACGCCCCCGCCCGTGCTCGTCCTGTACGGCGCCGGGCACGACGCCCTGCCGCTGGCCCGGGGCGCGCACGACCTGGGTTACGAGGTTCACGTGATTGATCCGCGCGCCGCCTACCTCACGCCGGGACGCTTTCCGGGGGCGACACTGCACGACCTCGCCCCCGAGGAACTGGACCGCTTCACGCCGCCCGCGCGGGCGCACCTCATGATCATGAACCACCACCTGGACCGCGACCGCACCTGCCTGCACCACGCGCTGAAGTCCGGGGCCGCCTACGTGGGCGTGCTGGGACCGCTGAGCCGCGCCCAGGGCCTGCTGGAAGAACTGGTGGCCGGCGGCGTGACCTTCAGCGCCGCCGAACTGGGCCGCCTGCGCGCGC
Proteins encoded:
- a CDS encoding MFS transporter, translating into MSEAAPAPAAAPRLEPGRLLPLYSAQALATGATTVSTVLASIIMGSLGRESLSGLPSTLISASAAVSAGAFGALMLRSGRRLGLGLAFSLGALGAVLGFVGGKTGLTSVFLLGACMMGAAQGGYQQARYAVAESVPEARRGTALGALMLMSVLGSFLMTGASRPIERLAVTLGTTPEVVGWLVGGGLLGVAALLMLVWTPLRDPVAAKATVRRSLSFAQTFQIPGVRSTALALATAQGLMVTLMSLTPLRAHHMGIDHTGIAALISGHVLGMFGFGWLTGPLIDRLGVRVGYVGGAALLAAAALSAPLPGTAALGISMFLLGLGWNLAFVSGSKSLTRFPAAQGVTDGLGYVAAGVGTLAGGFVIARAGFPLLAHVCAAVALLPLLSAWRAGRPAGAP
- a CDS encoding XdhC family protein; amino-acid sequence: MNAAETRALLTALNAALDRGQRAAFATVVGVQGSAYRREGTRMLVLDDGAQVCMLSGGCLEAEVVEVALEVIRTGTPTVTHYDLSEDATWGLGIGCGGSVDVRVERVNPQDPVTAAWLSALRGGEPAALAVPLTGEGRMFIPPGGAVTGGLSPAALQEFAVTVARERLTSLEPRAVTVTAPDGTPVFIDVNTPPPVLVLYGAGHDALPLARGAHDLGYEVHVIDPRAAYLTPGRFPGATLHDLAPEELDRFTPPARAHLMIMNHHLDRDRTCLHHALKSGAAYVGVLGPLSRAQGLLEELVAGGVTFSAAELGRLRAPVGLRLGAEAPEEVALSILAELMAWRRGYDGSFLSGHAGRIHDAQTHAASPLPHAPSPDQ
- the gltX gene encoding glutamate--tRNA ligase, which gives rise to MSTVTRIAPSPTGDPHVGTAYIGLFNLVLARQGGGRFILRIEDTDRNRYVPDSEKRIFQMMQWLNLTPDESPLQGGENGPYRQSERFDLYGEYARQLVESGHAYYAFETAEELSALRERAQAGGGVIAVPSRDLDPAEARRRVEAGEAAVVRLKVPREGETVVHDRLRDPIHFQNAEIDDKVLLKADGYPTYHLANVVDDRLMGVTHVVRAEEWITSTPIHVLLYRAFGWPEPVFAHMPLLRNADKSKISKRKNPTSVEWYMNQGYLPEAMLNFLATMGWTHPDGQEIFDLAEFQRVFRLEDVTLGGPVFDQDKLRWYNGKYLREVLSEEEVVRKLHDFLQAHKSELPLDGYFRAVTRLMIPRIEVFSEFLDKTPYFWSEDYPVNEKAQKAMDGARDLLPELADRLKNLPTFDAAGLSAMFHAFAEEKGLKLGKVMPPVRAAVAGTLESPDLPQMLEALGRDRVVARVSRAAG
- a CDS encoding cobalamin B12-binding domain-containing protein, encoding MEDRRIRVLIAKPGMDGHDRGAKVVARALRDAGMEVVYTGLRQTAEMIVNAAVQEDVDAIGLSVLSGAHMHYFREVMALLKDKGAQDIIVFGGGIIPDQDLPQLEELGVGRVFTPGASTEDAAGYLREAVTQRWQAQGEG
- a CDS encoding glycosyltransferase family 4 protein; translated protein: MLRAAFLTDAPRVAGSEVWLLEVLPRLAHYGIQSSVFLPNAEALNEMAARLTAAGVVVNRFTHPSTLPAQTAGFDVRVVQAWSPGTYTKLLPALAAPRVVIVHDQPDYHYPLGLRALYREIYRYTKAHPQRNAERIVTVSDWARDFLQRLGGGEVVGLRNGVDPQRFHPATAEERLRLRSELGFDRFTALVPGRFAPEKNQLAAVLAARHARKLDFVFVGDMDSGTGTLARRLAQTLQLNNVRFLGRRWDMPELYRAADALLQPTRSENQSLVTLEAMASALPVVTTPIPAQAELIQDGRGGLLVPPRPALLALALNALARHPERTRVLGEAGRQHVLAHHTLEHTAAGVARMLQDTADLFR
- a CDS encoding flavin reductase family protein, translating into MLSEVSTQFFGYYPGTVALVTAEHAGVRNVMAAGWHTALSAQPPLYGVLIGRERATHPLVVGSGTFGINFLPAAQARAVQGTGALSLHDRPPGEADKFARLGLDTLPDAPLAVAGAYLHYLCRVTQTVPTGDHDLFVGEVLEVRHDPEAYDRQRLFTGEAAVYLGRSSYVTTTQDRAQFPPEDYRWPAAVGTPPRSGV